Part of the bacterium genome is shown below.
TCGGCCCGACGGGCGTGGGGAAGACGGAGACGGCGCGTGCGCTGGCGGAGTTCCTCTTCGATGACGAGGACGCGCTGGTCCGGCTCGACATGTCGGAGTACATGGAGAAGCACGCGGTGGCGCGGCTGATCGGCGCGCCTCCGGGCTACGTGGGCTACGAGGAGGGCGGACAGCTCACGGAGCGGATCCGGCGCCGGCCGTACGCGGTGGTGCTCTTCGACGAGATCGAGAAGGCGCACCCGGACGTGTTCAACATTCTGCTCCAGATCCTGGACGACGGGCGCCTCACGGACTCGCAGGGACGGACGGTCGACTTCCGCAACACGGTCATCATCATGACGTCCAACCTCGGGAGTCAGGAGATTCTCGAGCGGTCCGCCGGCGTGGACTGGGCGGTCGTCGAGCAGCAGGTGCTGGCGATCCTGCGGCGCAACTTCCGCCCCGAGTTTCTGAACCGTGTCGACGACATCGTCGTGTTCCGGCCGCTCGGCCGGGCGGAGCTGGAGCGGATCGTGGATCTCCAGCTCGCGCGCGTGCAGCGTCTCCTCGCGGGGCGGAAGATCACGCTGGAGGTCACGCCGGCCGCCCGCGCGCTGATCGCGGACGAGGGCTACGACCCGGCGTTCGGCGCGCGGCCGCTCAAGCGCGCGATCCAGCGGCTCGTGCAGAACCCGCTCGCACTCCAGATCCTGGAGGGCCGGTTCGGCGAGGGCGACGAAGTGATCGTGGATCGCGAAGAGGATGGAGCCACGCTCGTGTTCAGGCGCGCGGATGCGCCGGCCGGGCGGGAGGCGCACTCACCGGCCGTTGCTTGACAGCGCCACGCGGTTTGCCCAACGTTCACGCCGCTCCCCGGGCCCGAGGAGCGGCGTGCTTCGTCTGGAGTTCGATCCCATGAAAATGCTCGGTTGGTTGGCGCCGCTGCTGATCCTCGCCTCGTGCGCATCGCGCTCGGAGCCCATCCGGCGGGACGACTCGGCAATGGGCATGGCGCCTGCGCTCGCGGTCGAGCGCTTCCTCCAGGCGGTGAACCGTCAGGACCTGACGACGATGGGGCGGCTGTTCGGCACGGCGAACGGCCCGATCATCGATCGCGATCCGCGCGCTGAGGTGGAGAAGCGGATGTTCGGCATCGCCGCGATTCCGCAGCACCCCCACTACAGCCTCGAGGGCGAGCCGCTCGTGCCCGGCCTGCCCTACCGGCGGGCCGAGGCCCTCTACGCGGTGCGCTACGAGATGGCGACGACGCTCGACGACGTCCTGTCCCGCCGCACCCGGGCCCGGCTCCGCAACCGCGACGCGACCGCGGCGGCGGCCGACGAGGTCGCCGCGCTG
Proteins encoded:
- a CDS encoding type VI secretion system ATPase TssH yields the protein GPTGVGKTETARALAEFLFDDEDALVRLDMSEYMEKHAVARLIGAPPGYVGYEEGGQLTERIRRRPYAVVLFDEIEKAHPDVFNILLQILDDGRLTDSQGRTVDFRNTVIIMTSNLGSQEILERSAGVDWAVVEQQVLAILRRNFRPEFLNRVDDIVVFRPLGRAELERIVDLQLARVQRLLAGRKITLEVTPAARALIADEGYDPAFGARPLKRAIQRLVQNPLALQILEGRFGEGDEVIVDREEDGATLVFRRADAPAGREAHSPAVA